The following are from one region of the Arthrobacter sp. TMP15 genome:
- a CDS encoding TIGR01777 family oxidoreductase gives MSKFRYETAIPYPRPDVFEWFTRPGALVRLTPSFFGSTLAEPSDGINVGSRAALGVGAPGNIGMWLGTAAGSVRGLLPASLAGKKWTRPELRWDALHTELTPGTSFTDVMDKGPLAAWTHKHSFVDGAQPGTTVMVDEVDYELPAVARNAWAQKKMDAELTAMFAFRERTLLADLAFHANYSSAPLTIAVSGASGLIGRQVCALLGGGGHTVVKLVRGAPKSSDEIFWDPDAGVLDSAGLARAQVVIHLAGHPIGGRFTDEVKDAIYQSRVRGTTLVAQTLADIASDGVERTLVCGSAVGYYGSDPHAGVASAQDGTPRPLVESDPAGTDFLARVCRDWEASCAPAVKAGVRVANVRTGLVLSAAGGVLQRLLPLYLAGAGGPVGGEQWQSWVGIDDIAGIFVHAALTPQLSGPLNGVAPQPVTAREFAHTLGAVLHRPSKLKVPALAPRLLLGDQGANELALASQRVSAAKIQESGYTFRHNDLESALRHILGK, from the coding sequence ATGAGCAAGTTCCGTTACGAAACCGCTATCCCTTACCCGCGCCCCGACGTCTTTGAATGGTTCACTCGCCCCGGCGCACTGGTTCGGCTCACGCCGTCGTTCTTTGGCAGCACTTTGGCGGAGCCCAGCGACGGTATTAACGTTGGCTCCAGAGCGGCTCTCGGAGTAGGTGCCCCGGGCAATATCGGGATGTGGTTAGGAACCGCCGCCGGGTCTGTGCGCGGACTGTTGCCCGCCTCCCTTGCCGGAAAGAAGTGGACACGACCCGAGCTTCGATGGGACGCGTTGCATACCGAACTGACGCCGGGAACCAGTTTCACGGATGTTATGGACAAGGGACCGTTGGCTGCGTGGACGCATAAACACTCATTTGTTGATGGTGCGCAGCCAGGTACCACCGTGATGGTGGATGAAGTGGATTACGAGCTGCCCGCCGTGGCCCGCAATGCTTGGGCGCAGAAAAAGATGGATGCCGAGCTCACGGCCATGTTTGCTTTCCGGGAGCGCACGCTACTAGCTGATCTGGCTTTTCATGCGAACTATTCCTCGGCTCCGCTAACCATTGCCGTGTCAGGGGCGTCGGGGTTGATTGGCCGTCAGGTCTGTGCCTTGCTAGGTGGAGGTGGGCACACGGTGGTGAAGCTTGTCAGGGGTGCGCCGAAATCCTCCGATGAGATTTTCTGGGATCCCGATGCAGGAGTGCTTGATTCGGCTGGCCTGGCCCGGGCACAGGTAGTGATTCATCTGGCCGGTCACCCCATAGGGGGCCGATTCACCGATGAAGTTAAGGATGCTATTTACCAAAGTCGGGTCCGTGGCACCACGCTGGTGGCGCAGACTTTGGCGGATATAGCGTCCGACGGCGTGGAGCGCACCTTAGTTTGCGGATCCGCGGTGGGATACTACGGCTCCGATCCACATGCTGGTGTCGCGTCCGCGCAGGATGGAACGCCGAGACCACTGGTAGAAAGCGACCCGGCCGGTACCGATTTCCTTGCCCGAGTTTGCCGAGACTGGGAAGCCTCCTGCGCCCCGGCGGTAAAGGCAGGTGTGCGGGTGGCGAATGTGCGCACCGGCCTTGTGCTCTCCGCTGCAGGAGGGGTTTTGCAACGGCTGCTGCCCTTGTACCTGGCCGGGGCGGGCGGGCCCGTGGGTGGCGAGCAGTGGCAGAGCTGGGTGGGAATTGATGACATCGCCGGGATCTTCGTCCACGCGGCGCTGACTCCGCAGCTCAGCGGGCCGCTCAATGGTGTGGCGCCGCAACCGGTAACTGCGCGAGAGTTTGCGCATACCTTAGGTGCGGTGTTGCACCGGCCCTCGAAGTTGAAGGTGCCCGCACTGGCGCCGCGGCTGTTACTGGGGGATCAGGGCGCTAACGAACTGGCGCTCGCCAGCCAACGTGTATCCGCAGCTAAGATCCAAGAAAGTGGTTACACATTCAGGCACAACGACCTTGAATCCGCGCTGCGTCACATCCTTGGGAAGTAG